The Priestia koreensis genomic interval AGCCGTGTCCACTTTTTGTTTTTCACATACCCTATAAAGAGCAATGACTTATACGTAAAGAGTGATAGAATCATTGTTCAATAGGAGGTGGATCCGTTATTGAAAAAGGTAATGTTAGATCCAGGGCACGGAGGAAAGGATTCTGGTGCAGTCGGAAATAGCCTGAAGGAAAAGGAAATCGTATTAGCAATTAGCCAATATGCGAAACGGTTTCTTGAAACGCAGTACCAAGGTGTAGAGGTACGGCTGACAAGAGCAGACGATCGTTTTATTCCATTAAATGAACGTGCACAGCTCGCAAACAATTGGGGAGCTGACGTGTTTGTTTCCATCCACATCAATGCAGGTGGAGGAAGCGGCTTTGAAACCTTTCGCTCAAAATCTGCAAATGACCTCACGGTGACCCTGCAGAATACGCTCCACAATGAAATTTTAAAGAGTATGAATACAGTAAGTCCTATCAAAGATCGGGGCCGACAGCAGGCAAATTTTCTCGTCCTTCGTCAAACGGCTATGCCAGCAGTATTAACGGAAAATTTGTTTATTGATAGCGGAGATAGTCGTCAGTTGAAAGATCAAGCTTTCTTAAAAGCGACAGGAGAAGCGCACGCAAAAGCAATTGCTGCTTTTTTGAAATTGAAAGCCGTGCCTTCAAAAGGAGGGACCAACGTGAGCCCGCAAAAAGGATATAGCGCAGAATTAACAAAGGCAGTAGAGTGGGCCAAAAAACAAGGCATCTCGGATGGTCAGCGGGTGAATGAGCCAGCAACTCGCGGAGAGATCCTCATCATGCTATACCGAGCCTTAGCAAATAAATAGAGTAGAAATAAAGAGTAAACGCACTGACATGGGATTCCATGTCTTTTTTATGCTCCTATATTGAAACGTTTTATCTTGCATTTGAATAATAATGAAACAATATTGGTTCGTGGTATTGATAAATGCGTGAATAGTCCCTATATTCATACTTGAGTATCCTTCTTAAGTATGATACTTTAAAGATAATTACCTTATTGTAGAAAATTCTAAATATTCAGTTAAAAAATCTCTTTCAATTAAACTATTTGAAAGCGGGTGAATTCAGTGGGAGAGAACAAAGGTAAATGGGGAGTGGTAGTAGCAGCTATGTCCATTCACCTTTCAATTGGTTCAATTTATGCGTGGAGTGTTTTTACAAAGCCAATCATGCAGGAATTGAAGTGGAGTTTGACAGAGGTAAGTCTTGTGTTTAGCTTAGCGATTCTTTTTTTAGGTTTATCCGCTTCTTTCTCGGGTCATTTGATCGCGCGAATTGGTTCAAAAAGGGCACTTGTATTATCTACCATGCTCTTTACAAACGGAATGATTGGAACAGGACTAGCAATTAACTTAGAGTCGTTACCGCTTGTTTATTTATTTTTCGGGTTTTTAGGTGGTATTGGTCTTGGGATCGGGTATATTACCCCCATTTCGCTTGTCATTCAGCTCTTTCCTACCAAAAGAGGACTTTCTTCAGGTGTGGCAATTATGGGGTTTGGTTTGGCCGCTGTTATTGCCAGTCCCGTGATGCAAGCATTGATTTTACACATCGGGATCGCTAATACGTTCTTTTTTATGGGCATCGTGTATTTTGTCATTATGTTCACGGCTAGTATGTACATATCTTCACCGAAGAAGCTAGAAATAGAAAGTGGTAGTGACGTTCAGCAAGAGAAATTTCCTAGACAACTTATTCGGACAAAACGCTTTTATTATTTATGGATCCTCTTATTTTTAAACATCCTATGTGGAATTGCCATCTTATCAATTTTTTCTCCACTGACTCAAGAGAAGTTCCGTATTAGCGCTGCAGAGGCTGCGTCACTAATCGGCATTATTAGTGTATTTAACGGATTAGGCCGTTTGTTATGGTCTACCTTATCCGACTTCATTGGAAGACCGCATACATACTTGTTTTTGTTTATCACACAGTTCATCACCTTTTTATTCCTTTTAATAGGGGTAGGATCACCGCTTTTTTACATATTAGTGTCAATCGTAATGGTTTGCTACGGCGGGGGCTTTGCAAGTCTACCTGCTTACATAAGCGATATATTTGGGGTAAAGCATACCGGAATCGTACATGGATATATGCTGACAGCGTGGGCAGCAGCAGGTTTGATCGGACCGATCCTCACTTCGTGGCTTAGGGAAACGACAGGGGGATATACGCTCAGTTTATTCTTTTTTAGCGTTTTCATGGGAGTTGCCATCATTCTATCCCTTCTTTTAAAAAGAGATTTGAAGCGAAGGGAAAAGGAGGAAGATCAAACACTTTCTTCAACGGTGAATTTATAGTTTGGATAAAATAGTTAAAAGCCTCCTGATAGCCAGGAGGCTTCTATTAATTATTGTTAGCGGGCAACAGTTCACCGTCTGTACTGAAGTGGGCATCATAAGATAGGCGAGATAGCTTTTGGAAGATGTACTGATTGTAAGCTTGATCCTGCAAACGTGGCTGCCCATTTGAAATATTGGCAGGTACAACGCTCGAAGTGACTTTTCCGTTATCGATCGTCATGTTCACAATCATTGTTTCCCTTCCTTTTGGAACAGATGATTTCGTGAAAACAAAGTTGCCTAAGCTATAGTAGATGGGTGAACCTTTGTAAAGTTCAGCACCCATTAAGCAATGGCTGTGTGAGCCAATCACCGCACTTACTCCGGCGTCAATGAACTGTTTTCCTAATGTTCGTGCGTATTCTTGTGGATAGTCAGCTAGTTCACGATTCCAGTGAATCATCACAATGGTATAGTCCGCTTTTTTTACTGCTTTTTTCACATAAGACATCATTGGTTCAGTATTGTAAGCTTCAGCAATTCCAGGTTGATCAGGCTTTGCAAACCAAGATCCTTCAGGAAGAACATGACTTAAACCAAGAATGGCAATTGTCTTTCCATTTTTTTTAATGTAATGTGCCGAGAACGCTTCTTTTTCATCCATTCCAGCCCCTGTATGACCGATTTTTTGCTCATCCAAATAAGTGATGGTGTCTTCGAGCGCATCCACGCCATAATCAAGCGTATGGTTGTTTGCGAGCGTTACGACGTCGACCCCTGCGTTTTTAACGCCTTGAAGTGTTTTAGGTTTGGCACGAAACGTAAATTGCTTTCCGGCCGGATTCCCACGAGTTGAAACAGATGTTTCAAGGTTAATTGCTGCAATGTCTGCTTTTTGTAGAATAGGTGCCACCTGCTGAAATGGATAATCAACTCCGTACTGGTCAATGGCTTGACCAACATCTTTATCGAGCAGCACGTCTCCTGTGAATGCAAACGTAATTGGATCGTGAGGAGCAGGTTCACTAGGCTTAGGTTTCTTGTCTATTGTACTTTGCTTTGTTGGCTGTTGTTTGACAGGTTTGCTCGATTGTTCACCTGCTGCTGGTTTTGATGTATATTGAACAGAATACACCACGGTTATGACGATGAGTGCAACTAATATGGTTAGGAAACCTATGAATATACGCTTATGTTTTGTTTCTCTCTTTTTTCGTTTCATGTCATTTCGTGTAGAACGCTCCATGCAAAAATCCCCCTTTCGACATGTATAATTACTAGTATTTGACTAATAAGGTCGAAATTCCTGCAAAAAACATTTTTTTCTAAATGGTTAACTTCTAACGAGAGGGATACACTGCATAATGTCCTGCGTGTCATGAACCATTTTTTAAAAAGCGTTGAACTATTACGCTGTAAAAAAATGAATTCCCTTTCAAAATAGGTAGATTTCTTTAAAATATGGCAAAAATGAAAAAATACGCAATTAACATTTAACAAAAACGAACTTTTGTGTTAAATTATTTTGTATAGTTCGTAAATTGGTAACCTAACAGAAGAAGGAGCGAGATTATGACGGCCACTATTATTAAAGGAAAAGAAGTAGCGGTAGAAATTCGCGCTGCGCTAAAAGAAGAAGTTCAGCAACTTAGAGATCAGCAGATTATCCCAGGACTATCTGTCATTTTAGTAGGAGAAAATCCGGCTTCGCAATCATACGTCAAAGCGAAAGCGCGTGCGTGTGAAGAAATTGGAGTTGCTTCTGAAGTGTTAAAGAGAGAGGTTTCTATTACTCAGGAGGAATTGTTAGCGGATATTCAGGCACTGAATGAAAATCCGAATGTTCATGGTATTTTAGTTCAATTACCTTTACCGAAACATATTGATGAAAAGGCCGTCCTAAATGCAATTGATCCAAAGAAAGATGTAGATGGGTTTCATCCGATAAGCGTTGGGAACATGGTCATTGGGGATGAGTGCTATTTACCCTGTACACCTCATGGCATCATTGAACTGATTAAGCGCTCTGGTGAAACGATAGAAGGAAAGCATGCGGTAGTAGTAGGAAGAAGTAATATTGTCGGAAAACCAGTTGCAATGCTTCTTCTTCAAGAAAATGCGACGGTAACGATTGCTCATTCTCGCACAAAGAATTTATCAGCTTTACTAAAAGAGGCTGACATTATCGTCGCAGCGGTTGGGAAGCCTCGCCTTGTGACAGCAGAGGACGTGAAAGAAGGCGCGATTGTGATCGACGTTGGAAATACATCAGAAAACGGAAAGCTCGTTGGAGATGTTGATTTTGATAGCGTAAAAGAAGTGGCAGGTTATCTTACACCTGTCCCAGGCGGTGTGGGTCCGATGACGATTACAATGCTTCTGAAAAATACGGTAGAGGCGGCGAAGGTCATCCATCACGTAAGTAAATAATAAACAAGACCAGAGGACACGTTCTCTGGTCTTGTTTATTTACAGAAAATTTTTGTGCGGACGAAGATAGCGCCTTACTTCCGCGAGAAGCTTTTTTTGTAGCGAAGGAATTGGTAGCGCAGCGGCAATGTCTTTTGCTACTGGATAAATGCCAAATTCATTAAAGCGAACGCGTAAAACCCCTTCAAATAAGACTTGCTCATGAATAAGATCAGTCATTTTGCTTTTTATAAACGCTTGTTTCGTTTGCTTGTCTACGTCAATTACTTCCTGTATACGAAAGGTGCATTTAAACTGTTCATCCATTCTATACGTCTCTCCTTGTTTAGCTTCATTTATATTATTTACCCTTATCATCGAGTAGAATAGTCGAAAAAGTAATAAAAATGGTTTTTTTTGCAAAAAAATATTTGTCGAATGGAGAAAAATTTAGGATAATGACAGTATGGGAAAATATGAGAGAGGGCGAACTGGAAGTGAAAGAATAGGAGGCTTTTTTTTACATGGAGGTTTTTGTTGCACGACAACCAATATTTAGTTTATCAAAAGACGTAGTCGCTTACGAATTATTGTATCGACAAAGCCAGGAAAATCGTTTTTTAGGAATTGATGGTGATAAAGCGACAGCTGATGTACTTGTTAATTCTTTCTTAAATATTGGGATCGAGAAGTTATCAGAAGGAAAGCCGTGTTTTATTAATTTTACGGATAAATTACTTATACAACGTTTTCCAATTTATTTTAATCCTAATCATATTGTCATTGAAATTCTAGAAACGGTAAAGCCAACGGAGGAAATCATCGCTACCTGCAAGGAGCTTAAGCAGCTGGGGTATCGAATTGCGCTTGATGACTATGACTTTCTAGAAAATAATATAGATTCTTACAAGCTTCTGCCCTACGCAGACATTATTAAAGTGGATTTTTTGAACACAACGGTCGCCCAGCGTAAGCGGATGTTTGAATCAATTCGTGCCTATCCGATTAAGTGGTTGGCGGAAAAAATTGAAGATAAAGAAACGTTTCAGCAGGCGGTAAAGGAAGGGTTTACGTATTTCCAAGGCTACCTTCTAAGTAAACCAAAGGTCATTAAGGCACATGATGTTCCAGCGTATTTCCGGACCTATTATGAGCTCATTCATCACTTATCCAAAAAAGAGCCTCAAATTGATCATATTTCGCAAATTATCGAACAAGATCTATCACTATCGTATAAATTGCTGAAGCTTATCAATTCACCTGCTTATCGAAGGTGCTCGGCCATTAAATCGATTCGCCATGCCATCGTTCTTTTAGGGTTGAACGAGCTACAAAAATGGGTGTATGTGCTCATGATTCGCGAACAGCAAAGTATGAAAAAAGAGATTCCAGAGGAAATCTTTAAAATATGCTTAACACGAGCTAAAATGTGTGAATCCATCGCGGATAAAATTGGTCAGAAGCATAATGAGTCTAGTTTTTTCCTAGCAGGCATGTTTTCGCTTATGGATGTCATTCTCCAGATTCCGATGGAGCAGGTTCTTCTTGATTTACCGATTTTAGAAGAGCTAAAGCATGCGCTTCGGGGAGGAGATAATCTATTAAAACAAGTACTAGACTTAAGTTTGTCGATTGAACAAGCGCTATGGACGCAGTTGAGTAACCATGCATCAAAACTATCTATAGAAGAAAGCGACGTTTTTCACGCCTACGTAGAGTCTATTGAATGGGCAAATGATCTTTTTGAGTTGAAAATTGTATCATAAAGCGTCACCCTTATAGGCGAGTCGACATAAACTAGAAGCGAATCAGGAATTAGAGAGGAGCTTTTATCGGTATGTCCTATGAGCAAGAGCGAGAGTATCAAACACCTTACATGGTTTCTGTTATTGATGCGTACGTGTATCAAACCCTTCAGTCTGTTATTGGAAAAGAAGTGGTCATTGAAACAACAAGAGGCAGTGTACGAGGAAAAGTAAAAGACGTAAAGCCTGATCATGTTGTAGTAGAAGCAAAAGCAACACCATTTTTCATCAGAATTCAGCAAATCGTCTGGGTTATGCCTAACTAAAAAACAGAATCTAGTTGGTTGTTGGAAACACGTGGAATTTAGTCAAGAGGAAGGTGAGTAGTTGTCACCTTCTTTTTTTTGTTCGTTATCGGATTAGGTAGAATGGATTCGACAACGAGAGTAGGTGAAAAGCGCGAATGGATGAATAGTACAATCTAATGCTTGAATACAACTAGGGATAAGGAGGGGTTGTAATGTTCAAACGAATGGATCGATTATTAATTGAATTGCCGAAGTCCGATTATCCAGATCCAAACGGCGCTGCGGCTGTTCAAGAACTTCTAGGTGGCAAGTTTGGGGAAATGTCGACATTAAACAACTACATGTTTCAATCGTTTAACTTTCGACAAAAAAAGAAATACCGTCCTTTTTATGAGCTAGTGGCAAGCATTACCGCTGAAGAATTTGGGCATGTTGAATTAGTTACGAACGCTATCAACTTAATGTTAGAAGGAACAACGTTTAACGGCGACCCTAATCTCACCCCAATGCAAGAAGCCGTTGATAAGCGTAATACGCACCATTTTATCGTAAATGCTCAAACAGCTATTCCCGCAAATTCAATGGGGAAATCGTGGAGCGGTGACAATGTTTTTAATAGTGGCAATCTAGTGCTCGACCTTCTTCATAATTTCTTCCTTGAATGTGGTGCCCGTACTCACAAAATGCGTGTGTATGAGATGACGGACAATCCTGTTGCAAGAGAAATGATCGGGTACCTACTTGTGCGGGGAGGCGTCCACGTTGTCGCATATGCAAGAGCGCTTGAAATGGCTACAGGAGTCGATGTGACGAAGATGCTTCCAGTTCCTGATTTGAGTAATGCAAAGTTTGATGCAACGCGAAAATTTGAATCCGTTGGCACACATCGGAAATTGTATACGTTTAGCGATGAGGATTATAAAAGCCTCGGGCAGATTTGGAAAGGGCCGCATCCTGAAGACGGCAAACCACTTGAGGTCATCCAAGGTACGCCACCAGGAGCACCTATCCCGGATTTAAATGAAGTGCCAGAAGAATTTGCTCCTGGCGTCAACCCAGAAGATTATCAAAAGATTGTAAAGAGGCTAATGGACGGAGCAGGATTATAAAAAAATTCCTTTTTATCACGAGTAACTTTTAGATGGCTACATATACTAGTAGAAATAGCTTCATCTATTTGCTTGATCAAAAGGAGGCGATTTATAGAAATGGAAAAAGTCCTTCAACAAGAAGCCAATGATAGCCTAAAAACATTTGCTGTAGGTCGTTTAAAGCAGTTCGGTTACCGAGTAGCAATTTCAACCGTTGTAGCAAGCGGCATTTACGTACTAAGTTTATTAGTTACGAAATAAAGCGTTTAAATGAAATGAATGATTCTTTAACAAAACCTTCATTATCGTGAAGGTTTTTATTAATTTAGTGATGGTTTTTGAATGTTTTGTAGAATAAATGATGGATTTTTGAATGTTTTTGAATGAAAATGATTTTTTTTGATTGATTTGTAGATTTGTATATGGTACATTGTACATACGTTAAGAAAATGAAAGCGTTTTAGAAGAAGGTGAAAAGGTGCTTACACCAGAGAGACATCAGCTCATTTTAGACGCATTAAAAGAAAAAGGTGTCATTAAGCTTCAAGAGATATTAGAACTGACAGATGCCTCTGAATCAACAATCAGACGTGATCTCAGTCATTTAGAAGAACGAAAATTATTAAAGCGCGTACATGGCGGTGCTTCGTTATTGCAAAATAAAAGCGAAGAGCCAAGCGTTATTGAAAAATCATCCAAAAACACTCATGAAAAAAAGAAAATTGCTGAATATGCAGCAGGGCTCGTGAAAAACGGCGATTGCATATACATTGATGCAGGAACGACAACGTTCGAAATGATTCCATTTTTGCTTCATAAGAACGTGGTAATTGTAACGAATGGACTGCCACATCTGCAGGCACTCATGGAGCAGCAGCATCCTCTCTACTTAATAGGGGGATCAGTCAAGCAAAAGACGGGTGCTCTCATTGGGCAAGGTGCTCTTGTCAGTCTTCAGCAGTATCGATTTGATAAATGCTTTATGGGTGTGAACGGAATTCATCCGGTATACGGATATACAACACCAGATCCTGAAGAGGCCTTAATTAAGAAAATGGCGATTGATTTATCGCAAAATGCATACATTCTTTCAGATGATTCGAAATTCATGGAAGTGAGCTTTGCTAAAGTGGCGGATTTATCAGAAGCAGCTATCATAACGAATGCCACAAGTGAAGACTATACGATCCAAGCGAAACTAGAAGAGAAAACAGAAGTAAAGGTTGTGTCACCATGATATATACATGCACATTAAATCCATCAGTTGATTATGTCGTATACGTAGAAAATTTTGAGTTAGGCGGATTAAACCGAACGACTTCCGATGTGAAATCACCAGGAGGAAAAGGGATTAACGTATCTCGTGTCTTGAAACGATTGGGTTCTACAAGTAAAGCGCTAGGCTTTGTAGGCGGCTTTACGGGACGCTATGTTCAAGACTACCTACAAAATGAAGGAATTGAAACCGGATTCATTCAGGCGGAAGGCGATACGCGTATTAACATCAAGCTAAAAACAGGAGACGAAACTGAAATAAACGGACAAGGTTCCATGATTTCGGCTGAAAATATTCAAGCTTTGTATGAGCAAATTGAACAGATGCAACCAGGCGACCTTCTCGTTTTAGCTGGAAGTATTCCTGCATCCCTTCCAAAGAACTTTTATGAAGAGCTGACTAAAAAGGCTGTAGAGAAAAGTGTAGAAGTAGTGGTTGATACAAGTGGTAAAGCGCTGCTAGATTTAGTGCCACACAAGCCGTTTCTTATTAAACCAAATCACCACGAGCTAGGCGAATTGTTTAATGTTGATATTCAAACGGTGGATGAGGCAATTCCATACGGTCAAAAACTAGTGGAAATGGGCGCAAAAAACGTCGTGATTTCCATGGCAGGAGACGGAGCCTTGCTTATTAACGAAGCGGGTGTTTACCAAGCTAATGCACCAAAAGGAACGGTGAAAAACTCAGTAGGTGCCGGAGATTCATTAGTTGGTGGATTTTTAGCTTCCTACTCAAAAGATCAAGACTTGATGCAAGCTTTTCATCAAGGTGTCGCGTCGGGGAGCGCAACGGCGTTCTCGGTTGGGCTTTGCACAGCAGAACATGTAGAAGAATTAAAAAAAGAGATAGAGATTACACAAAGAGGTTGAGGGGGAGATACGGATGAAGATTACTGAACTACTAAAAAGAGATACGATCATACTTGATTTACACAGTACATCTAAATCTGATGTGATTGATGAATTAGTGGGTAAGCTTGGAGAAGCGGGAAGATTAGTCGACCGTGATCAGTATAAAGAGGCGATTTTAGGTCGTGAAGCGCAAAGTACAACGGGAATTGGTGAAGGAATTGCCATTCCACATGCGAAAACAGCCGCTGTTAAAACACCCGCGATTGCGTTTGGTCGTTCTAAAGAAGGCATTGATTATGAATCCCTTGATGGACAGCCGGCTCATTTGTTTTTCATGATTGCAGCAAGCGAAGGAGCGAATAATGCCCATCTAGAAACGCTCTCTCGTCTTTCTATGCTATTGATGGATGCAGATTTCCGTCAAACGCTGTTAAACGCTACGAGCGTTGACGAAGTGATCGCCGCTATTGATGCGAAAGAAAGCGAAAATGCAGAAGAAGAAGAGGAAGAAGTGCACGAAGCAGGGACGATCCTCGCTGTAACAGCTTGTCCAACAGGAATCGCGCATACGTACATGGCGGCAGATAGTCTAAAGGCAAAAGCAAAAGAGCTTGGACTACAAGTAAAAGTAGAAACAAACGGGTCAAGCGGAATTAAAAATGCGCTCACACAGGATGAAATTGAAAACGCTCCCGCAATTATTGTCGCAGCAGACAAACAGGTTGAAATGCAGCGTTTTGCAGGAAAGAAAGTCATTATTGTTCCAGTAGCAGAAGCAATTCGTAAGCCGCAGCAATTGTTAGAGCAGGCTTCAAAAGGTGATGCGCCTATCTACCATAGCGATAAAAAAGCAGAAGGCGAAGGCACAGGTGCCAAGGAGCGTAAAGGGTTCTATAAGCATCTTATGAATGGTGTATCAAACATGCTTCCATTTGTTGTTGGGGGCGGGATTTTAATTGCGATTTCGTTCATCTTCTCACTCGTATTAGAAAAGAAATTTCCTGATAATGAAACGATCAAAACGATTGGTGAAACGTTAAGCATTATTGGTGCGGATAACGCCTTCAAGCTAATGGTACCTGTTCTTGCTGGGTTTATCGCAATGAGTATTGCTGATCGTCCTGGTCTTGCACCTGGTATGGTTGGGGGACTCATGGCTGTTACGGGAGGATCTGGATTCTTAGGCGGATTAATTGCCGGGTTCTTAGCAGGTTACATTGTAGTTGGATTGAAAAAAGTATTTAGCAAGCTTCCACAAGCATTAGATGGTATCAAGCCAGTTCTACTCTATCCTGTATTTGGGATTTTGCTAACGGGCTTAGTAATGCTGTTTGTTGTTAACGGTCCAGTTAAAGCTATTAATGACGGTTTAAATCATTGGTTAGGTAACATGGGAACTGGAAACCTTGTTTTACTTGGCTTAATTTTAGGCGGTATGATGGCCATCGATATGGGTGGTCCAATCAATAAAGCAGCTTTCACATTTGGTATTGCAATGATTGATGGTGGAAACTTTGCACCACACGCGGCGATCATGGCAGGAGGAATGGTTCCACCACTAGGTCTTGCTATTGCTACTACGCTATTCCGCAACAAGTTCACAAAAGCAGAGCGTGAAGCAGGTAAAACGTGTTATGTTATGGGATTATCATTCATTACAGAAGGAGCGATTCCTTTTGCAGCAGCAGATCCAGCCCGTGTTATTCCCGCATCGGTGATCGGTGCAGCAGTAGCTGGGGCGCTTGCAATGATGTTCCATATTCAATTACCAGCTCCACACGGTGGAATTTTCGTAGTGCCGATTGTAAGAGGAAACTGGTTGCTATACTTACTAGCAATTGTAATCGGTTCAATCGTGACGGCACTAATCGTCGGTCTATTGAAAAAACCAGTTAAAGCAGAATAATAAAAAATACCCTCTTTAGGCAGTAAGAAGCGCTTAAAGAGGGTATTTTAGTATAGAAATGACGTAAAGAATCGTTTTTGGAAAAATTAGATATTTTAGCACACAACCGCATTCAAGTGTGTTATGATAGGAAAATCAATTATTGAGAAGCTAAATAGATAAGGAAGTGTACGTCACATGAAAGTTGCAAAATTTGGAGGAAGCTCTGTTGCCAGTGCTGAAAAATTTCAGCAAGTCGCAAAAATTATTGGTGCTGACCCTAAACGAAAAATCATCGTTGTATCAGCACCAGGAAAACGATTCAATGAAGATACAAAAATGACGGATTTGCTCATTCAGTTAACAGATGCTGTGGTATCTGGCCGTACATACGAAAAAGAAATGAAGCTTGTGTTAAATCGATATGAAGAGATCGCCTCACAGCTTTCCCTAAAACATACGCTGATTGAACAAATTGAGTCTTCTCTTCACAGCCTGATCCAAGAGTATCAGCATGATTCGTTACGTCTCGCAGATGCGCTAAAGGCGAGCGGAGAGGATAGCAATGCGAAACTAATGGCAGCGTATTTAAATACGCTTGGAAAAGAAGCGCATTACGTCAGCCCAAAGGATGCCGGGATTTTGGTGACTGATCAGCCTGGAATGGCACGTGTTCTTCCAGAGTCTTATGCGTTATTGGAAACGCTCCGTGAACGCTCTGGTATTTTGGTTGTTCCAGGATTCTTTGGCTATTCAAAACAAGGTAACATCGTCACTTTCCCAAGAGGTGGTTCTGATATTACCGGTTCCATCGTAGCAGCGGGAGTTCAAGCGGAGCTGTACGAGAATTTTACTGATGTGGATTCTATTTATTGTGTGAATCCAACGATTGTTCCCAATCCGAAAGAAATCAAGGACTTAACCTATCGTGAAATGCGAGAGCTTGCTTATTCAGGATTTTCTGTTTTTCATGATGAAGCACTACAGCCGGTTGTAAAAGCTGGCATTGCGGTTTGCGTGAAAAACACAAACAACCCTGCGGCAAGAGGAACATACATTGTCTCAGAGCGTGATTACAATGATATGCCTGTAGTCGGAATTGCAAGTGACAAAGGGTTTTGTAATATTCACGTGAGTAAGTATTTGATGAATAGAGAAGTTGGATTTGGGCGTAAGCTTCTGGAGATTTTAGAAGATGAGCACATTTCATATGAGCACACTCCTTCAGGAATTGATAACATCTCTGTGATTATGCGAGAGAATCAGTGGACGAAAGAAGTAGAAGAACGGGTGATTGCTCGCATTCAAGCAGAGCTCGAAGTCGATGATATTACCGTCGAGCGTGATTTAGCGCTTGTGATGGTTGTTGGGGAGGGAATGAACAGCACGGTTGGTGTGGCCGCGAAAGCGACAAACGCATTTGCACGTGCCGGCGTAAACATTGAGATGATTAATCAGGGCTCCTCAGAAGTGAGCATGATGTTCGGTGTGAAGTCTGCTTCCCATGACAAAGCGGTTCGAGCACTTTATG includes:
- a CDS encoding DeoR/GlpR family DNA-binding transcription regulator: MLTPERHQLILDALKEKGVIKLQEILELTDASESTIRRDLSHLEERKLLKRVHGGASLLQNKSEEPSVIEKSSKNTHEKKKIAEYAAGLVKNGDCIYIDAGTTTFEMIPFLLHKNVVIVTNGLPHLQALMEQQHPLYLIGGSVKQKTGALIGQGALVSLQQYRFDKCFMGVNGIHPVYGYTTPDPEEALIKKMAIDLSQNAYILSDDSKFMEVSFAKVADLSEAAIITNATSEDYTIQAKLEEKTEVKVVSP
- the pfkB gene encoding 1-phosphofructokinase, translated to MIYTCTLNPSVDYVVYVENFELGGLNRTTSDVKSPGGKGINVSRVLKRLGSTSKALGFVGGFTGRYVQDYLQNEGIETGFIQAEGDTRINIKLKTGDETEINGQGSMISAENIQALYEQIEQMQPGDLLVLAGSIPASLPKNFYEELTKKAVEKSVEVVVDTSGKALLDLVPHKPFLIKPNHHELGELFNVDIQTVDEAIPYGQKLVEMGAKNVVISMAGDGALLINEAGVYQANAPKGTVKNSVGAGDSLVGGFLASYSKDQDLMQAFHQGVASGSATAFSVGLCTAEHVEELKKEIEITQRG
- a CDS encoding PTS fructose transporter subunit IIABC; translation: MKITELLKRDTIILDLHSTSKSDVIDELVGKLGEAGRLVDRDQYKEAILGREAQSTTGIGEGIAIPHAKTAAVKTPAIAFGRSKEGIDYESLDGQPAHLFFMIAASEGANNAHLETLSRLSMLLMDADFRQTLLNATSVDEVIAAIDAKESENAEEEEEEVHEAGTILAVTACPTGIAHTYMAADSLKAKAKELGLQVKVETNGSSGIKNALTQDEIENAPAIIVAADKQVEMQRFAGKKVIIVPVAEAIRKPQQLLEQASKGDAPIYHSDKKAEGEGTGAKERKGFYKHLMNGVSNMLPFVVGGGILIAISFIFSLVLEKKFPDNETIKTIGETLSIIGADNAFKLMVPVLAGFIAMSIADRPGLAPGMVGGLMAVTGGSGFLGGLIAGFLAGYIVVGLKKVFSKLPQALDGIKPVLLYPVFGILLTGLVMLFVVNGPVKAINDGLNHWLGNMGTGNLVLLGLILGGMMAIDMGGPINKAAFTFGIAMIDGGNFAPHAAIMAGGMVPPLGLAIATTLFRNKFTKAEREAGKTCYVMGLSFITEGAIPFAAADPARVIPASVIGAAVAGALAMMFHIQLPAPHGGIFVVPIVRGNWLLYLLAIVIGSIVTALIVGLLKKPVKAE
- a CDS encoding aspartate kinase — its product is MKVAKFGGSSVASAEKFQQVAKIIGADPKRKIIVVSAPGKRFNEDTKMTDLLIQLTDAVVSGRTYEKEMKLVLNRYEEIASQLSLKHTLIEQIESSLHSLIQEYQHDSLRLADALKASGEDSNAKLMAAYLNTLGKEAHYVSPKDAGILVTDQPGMARVLPESYALLETLRERSGILVVPGFFGYSKQGNIVTFPRGGSDITGSIVAAGVQAELYENFTDVDSIYCVNPTIVPNPKEIKDLTYREMRELAYSGFSVFHDEALQPVVKAGIAVCVKNTNNPAARGTYIVSERDYNDMPVVGIASDKGFCNIHVSKYLMNREVGFGRKLLEILEDEHISYEHTPSGIDNISVIMRENQWTKEVEERVIARIQAELEVDDITVERDLALVMVVGEGMNSTVGVAAKATNAFARAGVNIEMINQGSSEVSMMFGVKSASHDKAVRALYEVYFNEIFSISYSNLH